The genomic window AATCGCGGAATAACGCCTGAAGAGTTACTTTTCCACTCGCAAAAAGTTGCGCTATCCCAGATGGGTGAGCATGCGTTAATTCTAATTGTGCGGAAAGTTTTGTTATGTCTTCAAGCGGCGAAGGCGCAAGCTGTGACTTGTATTGTTCGCGCCAAGAGTTTATTCGCCTTAACTTTTCATCTCGCGAAGCTGTAGCCTGCGCACTTTCATGCTTTATTTGCGCATTCTGCTCGTAAGCTTCTTGATAATTTTGTTCACTCGCATTATGCGCTTGATTTACTTGGCTTATAAAATCATTCTGTTCGCCGCTCATACTACTAAACTCCCCTGTTTATAAACCTACTGCGTTGCGGTAAGCGTTATACCCGCTATTTTGCGCTAAAGCTTCATCTACGTCTGCATTGCCTTGAGCTGAAAGCCAAGCGTATAAATCGTCATAAAGACCTGTATTCATGGCTAAAAATGGAAGTAATTCTTGATATTTTGCTATCTCAAACTGTTTAGAGAAATCAGTGGTTTTCTGAGCTTCTTCCGAAGTGAATCCACCTGCTTGTACAATTTCTTTATGCGCGTTGAATTCTCCATTTGACACTTTTTCGAACACAGACCCTGGTTCAAAAGCTGGAGTGTATTGCGAATCTTCTTGAATATTGACTGAATTGGATCGAATGAATTGTTCATGATTTAGTTGAATTTGAGGTTCATCTTGCAATGAATCGTCGGTTGCTGGCGACTCATCTTCTGTTCCATCTTGTAATTCATTCTCATCTTGATAATTGATTTGAATTTCTGCTATCTCCTCTTGTTCAGTATTCTGATCTTGCGTTGTGTGATCCTCGTTTTCAACATCTACATTTTGTGAGTACTGAATTTTAGAATCGTCTTGAACATCGTGAGAATCAAAAGAATCATTTGCAACAACACTGTTATCCACAATATTATCTGGATTTACAGTTTCATCACTATTAGTTTTGTCACTACTAGCTTGTGCTGCATTAGCTTGTGCTGCATTAACTTGTGATGCATTAGCTTGTGCTGCATCATCAAAAAGATTACGAGGTTCTGCAGCAGACTCAAAATCTTCACGCACAACAGGAAGAACAACCTGATTAGCAATCACGGGATCGCTTTGTTTTACAGGATTTACTGAAATATCAGCCTTGCTTGCACTATAAACATCATCAGCTTTACCGGCAGCATTTAATTTGGACTGATTATCCCACACTAAATTAGGGTGTGAAACAGATTGTGCACGGAAAACGCCTGTTGGCTCTCCAGCACGAATATCAAGAATATCATCGACCGACAAATCCGAAGCATCTGGCTCTTTAATGGAACCGTCAGCAGCATAAGAGAACAAGTCGCGTACAGGCTCCGCACTATTTTCAGCCAAAGGAACTGGCTCTTCTATACGCACAAAGTCAATTGGCACATCTCCAAATTGCATGCGAACAATGCTATCTGGCATATGAAAATCAACATCTGGATCTAGTCGCAGCAAATCTCCGCTTTCGTTTACAAGATAAGTTCCGTTTGTAGAATGCAAATCTCGAATAGTCGCCACGCCACTTGTGTCTACTATAAGAAGCGCATGCCTTTTAGACATTGAGCGCTTATTGTCTACAATGTCTACACGCATAAAACCGTCTTCGCGCAAAGGTCGTATAGGCTTTCTGCCGATCTCCACAGACTGACCCGCTCCAACGCGCGCCTGCTCGACACCACCTACTGTAATCATCCAACGCTGCAAGGTTTGTCGACTTCCCACGGAACCTGCTCCCTTCAAAAAACACACTACATACTATTGTGTCATGCTTTGTGTATATTGCGCGAATCGACAACTCCGAGCTGCATAATGCGCGAGATCACCTCGATTCGCTGAGTCTATTAGAGCAGAAGCAATAGCTTGCGTTATATTTGTAGCTCACATGATGCGTTTGTAACGTTTTTACCGCAAAAAACGTTACAAACATCTCATCAATGATACAAATGTAACGAAAATCAGCCAAAAAACGTTACAAATGCCTCACACGCGATACAAATATAAGAAACAAGAAAAGTACGAGCAATGTAAGCTATATCTTTTATCTTTGAAATACAAAAAAGCCCTCGTAAAATACGAGGGTTATTCGCTGGGGTACCTGGACTCGAACCAAGAATGGATGAACCAGAATCACCTGTGTTGCCAATTACACCATACCCCAATTGGCAGGCTTCGCGGCTCTTGGAACCGTTCCGTCTTTGTACCCCCGACCGGATTTGAACCGGTGTTGGCGCCGTGAGAGGGCGTAGTCCTAGGCCGCTAGACGACGGGGGCTTCATTTATCTGCTACGCCTCTAGACGCAACAAATGTCGACTTTACAACATAACAGCTCAATACGCAACCGCGGCGTGTCGAAAATACGCTAAAACTCCTAAAAACACAAAAAGCGGAAATGCAGAATTACACTACATTCCCGCTTTATACAAAATCTACTTAAGATTTAAAAGCTATTTGCGATTTACAAATGCTCACGCAATCCAGCCAAACGCGCCAAAGTCACGTCTTTACCAACAATTTCCATGGACTCAAACAATGGCGGAGAAACGCGACGACCAGAAAGAGCCACTCGCACAGGGCCAAATGCCAATCGCGGCTTGTATCCAGCTTCTTCAACAAGCTTCTTGTTCAAAAGCTCGTGCAAAGAATCCGTATGCCAATCAGAAGCATCAACACTTTGCAAAGCAGCGAGCGCAGCATCTAGCACATCACCAGCAGATTCCTTAAGCTGCTTACGCGCATCGTCATCTGGCTCAATATAGCCATCTTCGCTCAACAAACTGCCAACCATTCCAGCAACTTCACCAAGCAAACGCACTCGAGGCTGAACAAGAGGAGCAGCAGCGGTGAGCACTTCACGCTCACGGTCAGTTAAGGCATCCCAATTGTCCGCGCTAACTACGCCATACTTATGCAAATAAGGCACAGAGCGATTTAAGAAGTCTTGCGAATCAAGCATGCGAATATGCTCAGCGTTAATGGAAATTGCTTTATCCAAGTCAAAGTGTGCAGGGTTTGCCTTAACGTCTCGCACATCAAACTTTTCAATCATCTCGTCCATAGTGAACACGTCGCGATCAGGCGCAATAGACCATCCAAGCAAAGCCAAGTAGTTCAGCAAGCCTTCTGGAATAAAGCCGTTATCTCTATGCAAGAACAAGTTGGACTCAGGGTCTCTCTTAGAAAGCTTCTTCTTGCCTTCGCCCATAACGTAAGGCATGTGGCCGTAAAGCGGAGTTTCCTTCGCAATACCCATTTCCATAAGATAACGGTAAAGCACAATCTGACGAGGTGTGGAGCTAAGAATATCCTCACCGCGCAAAACAACGTTCACATCCATTAACGCGTCATCAACAGGGTTCGTAAGCGTGTAAAGCGGATCACCATTCGGGCGCACAATCACATAATCTGGAACAGACCCAGCTTTAAAGGTGATTTCGCCACGAATTAAATCGTTAAAAGTAATGTCTTCATTTGGCATCTTCAAGCGAAGTGCAGGCTTGCGACCTTCATCGCGGAAAGCTTGCTTCTGCTCCTCAGTAAGGTTGCGATCATAACCATCGTAACCAAACTCAGCTGGGCGCCCTGCAGCAATATTGCGCTCTTTAATCTCTTCTGGAGTAGAGAAGGACTCGTAAGCGTATCCTGCATCAAAAAGCTTTTTCGCTACATCCTTATAAATTTCCATACGCTGAGACTGGCGGTAAGGGCCATTTTCTCCGCCAACATCAATGCCTTCGTCCCAATCAATATTGAGCCAACGAAGAGCCTCAATAATCTGCTGGTAGCTTTCCTCGCTATCTCGCTCATTATCTGTATCTTCAATGCGGAAAAGCAATTTACCATGCGTGTGGCGAGCTTCCGCCCAGTTAAACAGCGCTGTACGAACCATGCCAACGTGAGGCGTGCCGGTTGGCGAAGGGCAAAAACGCACACGAACATTCTTTGGAAGTTCAGGCTTTGTGGATTTTGTTGCATTATTAGCAACTTCTTGAGTTTCCTCTGTATCAGTCATAGGTTCCATTGTGCCGCGCGTTACGGACGTGCCTATCTAGTCAAGCGCTTGCGTTGATTCCTTATTACCTTCCACATGCGCAAACTTTGCAGCAAGAGCCTCGCGAGACTTTCTATCGTCTTCTTCTTTTGCAAGCTTCTTAGCCTCTTCTGGATCCCAAAGTACGTCTTCCTTATGCTTTAACCATTCGCGCTCAAGCAATGGGGCTGCAATTTCAAGTAGCGTGCTCATACTATTTTCGCCAGTTTCGCCATCATCGCCACTTTTTACGCAATCAACAATCGCACGCCACTGATTATCCTTAAACATCATTCGCGGAACTCCCGCGCACTCACACACTTCGTTAATATATAGGAATATAGGCAAAGTTTCGTAAATGTTGCTTGTTTTTTCAATAAGACTTTTAAGAATAGACAGTATTGCTGTAATTTTTTGCGATTCTACAGAATTAAGTCCGCAAAAATCACACTCTTGTTTTGCGCATCTAAACGCATCTTGCAAGCTATCAACACTCCAATTACCTGCAACGCTTAAAGAATCCGCAGCACCGTTGATTGCGTTAACATCATTAGAAAGATTTGATTCAAGCTTGTTAAAAATAGCGCTAACATCATTCGTGTTATTTTCTAGCTCTTCTTGCGCTTCGCTGTAGTCTGGTTCGTAGCATAAATCCATATCATCGTAAGCGTTTGCAGCAGCCAAAAGAGCGTCAACTATCTCTTGAGGGCGTCCTGGAATTTCGTCTGCACCTTCATACACAAACTCTGCATCTGGAACAGTAACGTCTAAATCTGTAATAATTCGAGCAATAGTGCGAATTGCCCTAACCTCAAGATTTTCAGCATATTTTGCGTCATTATCTAAATGGCGAGCTTCGCTTAAAGGCCACAATTTAGTTAAATCCGCGGCCGACTTTGCAGCAGACTCAAGCAGACTCAAAGCCTGTGAATCCAGCTTTTCTACAGAATCACCCATAATAACGCTCCTTCGCATTAGCTGTAAAAAACAGTTTCTACGCATCTTTTATGCATATTTTAAAGTCTATTGCTTATTATTCCACACGTTCTATTGCACACGCGCCGCAGGATCCACATATGTGATGGAAAGCACATTCATATTTGCGCAATCGTACGTAATCGAAGTAATCGATGCTAAGGCCGTTTTACGCAAAAGCATATTGTGCTCAGCGTGACCTGTTTCTAGCAAATGACGGTAAGACCATATTGGCGATTCGTGCGTTACAGCTACGATTTGCTCTCCTGGGTGATTTTTCACTTGTTCGCACGCAAAATCGCCAACGCGCGCAGCAATACTCTTGTAGGATTCTCCCCAACTTGGCTTCCACAAGTTAGATACAAGTTTCCAATTGTTGTTTTTCCACAAAGCGCCTTCGCCGTAGCCGATTCTTTTCCCTCGAAAATTGTTTTCTGCTTCGATTAGACGATTGTCTAAAATAATCGGGCCAATTTGCAAAGCGCTTGCGATTTGTTGCGCTGTTTCTTGCGTGCGCTCCAAAGGAGACGAGTAAATCGCACTAATTCCGCGCATTTGTGGAACAGTCGCAATGTATTTTGCTGTAGCGCAAGCCATTTTTAAGCCGCGATTAGATAAGTGAAATCCTGGGAGCCTCTCGTAAAGCACGTGATTTGGATTTTCCACTTCCCCGTGGCGCACAAAATGAATAGTCGTAGCTGGCATATTTTCTAAACCTACTTCCAAACCTACTTCCACCCTTTTGGAGTGTGACTTAACGACCATTCACCTAACTTGTGAGCAAAAGTATTGTCTTTAGCGGCATCATAATCAGGTTTTTGCGACTTTGTGTCGTCTAAAAGCCATTTTCTAATAACAAAATTCCACACAGCTACAACAACTGTTGCAATAAGCTTGCCAATGTTTGTGCGAAGCATGTAAATCGCAGTACCACGCAAAGTTTGTGCCATTCCAAGCGTGCTAAGCCAAATAATCGCATCGTTAATAAGCAAACCAATAACTGCAGAAATAATAAAAATCAGCAATTCCATCCAACGAGCCATGTCTTCGCGGTGCTTAAACACGTACTTCATGCTGGCAATATAGTTAAAAATAAGTGAGATTATAAAAGATATTGTTCCAGCAACAACGTTATTAAGATGCACAAGAAGAAGCAGGTTTAGCAATACTACGTCAATAATCAGCGCAATAATGCCTACGATTCCAAACTTAACAACCTGTTCAATAAGTTTTTTCATACATTCAATTAAACACGCGGAGGCTAACAATTCACTATAATTATTGCGTAACGCAGGTTTATTATTGCGTAACATAAGTTGCGCAGCACAAGTTTATAAACTTAAAAAATTCATAAAACTTAGCAAAGGAGCGATTATGCCAGTTATTCACACTCATGTTTCTGTAAGCACTACACCTGCTCAGCGCGATGCCTTAAAAGCAGCATACGGCAAAGCGATTAGCGCAGTTCCAGGCAAAAGTGAGCATTGGCTTATGTGCCCGTTTGAAGACAATATGCCA from Gardnerella vaginalis ATCC 14018 = JCM 11026 includes these protein-coding regions:
- a CDS encoding FHA domain-containing protein produces the protein MGSRQTLQRWMITVGGVEQARVGAGQSVEIGRKPIRPLREDGFMRVDIVDNKRSMSKRHALLIVDTSGVATIRDLHSTNGTYLVNESGDLLRLDPDVDFHMPDSIVRMQFGDVPIDFVRIEEPVPLAENSAEPVRDLFSYAADGSIKEPDASDLSVDDILDIRAGEPTGVFRAQSVSHPNLVWDNQSKLNAAGKADDVYSASKADISVNPVKQSDPVIANQVVLPVVREDFESAAEPRNLFDDAAQANASQVNAAQANAAQASSDKTNSDETVNPDNIVDNSVVANDSFDSHDVQDDSKIQYSQNVDVENEDHTTQDQNTEQEEIAEIQINYQDENELQDGTEDESPATDDSLQDEPQIQLNHEQFIRSNSVNIQEDSQYTPAFEPGSVFEKVSNGEFNAHKEIVQAGGFTSEEAQKTTDFSKQFEIAKYQELLPFLAMNTGLYDDLYAWLSAQGNADVDEALAQNSGYNAYRNAVGL
- the gltX gene encoding glutamate--tRNA ligase — protein: MEPMTDTEETQEVANNATKSTKPELPKNVRVRFCPSPTGTPHVGMVRTALFNWAEARHTHGKLLFRIEDTDNERDSEESYQQIIEALRWLNIDWDEGIDVGGENGPYRQSQRMEIYKDVAKKLFDAGYAYESFSTPEEIKERNIAAGRPAEFGYDGYDRNLTEEQKQAFRDEGRKPALRLKMPNEDITFNDLIRGEITFKAGSVPDYVIVRPNGDPLYTLTNPVDDALMDVNVVLRGEDILSSTPRQIVLYRYLMEMGIAKETPLYGHMPYVMGEGKKKLSKRDPESNLFLHRDNGFIPEGLLNYLALLGWSIAPDRDVFTMDEMIEKFDVRDVKANPAHFDLDKAISINAEHIRMLDSQDFLNRSVPYLHKYGVVSADNWDALTDREREVLTAAAPLVQPRVRLLGEVAGMVGSLLSEDGYIEPDDDARKQLKESAGDVLDAALAALQSVDASDWHTDSLHELLNKKLVEEAGYKPRLAFGPVRVALSGRRVSPPLFESMEIVGKDVTLARLAGLREHL
- a CDS encoding histidine phosphatase family protein — its product is MPATTIHFVRHGEVENPNHVLYERLPGFHLSNRGLKMACATAKYIATVPQMRGISAIYSSPLERTQETAQQIASALQIGPIILDNRLIEAENNFRGKRIGYGEGALWKNNNWKLVSNLWKPSWGESYKSIAARVGDFACEQVKNHPGEQIVAVTHESPIWSYRHLLETGHAEHNMLLRKTALASITSITYDCANMNVLSITYVDPAARVQ
- a CDS encoding GtrA family protein; translated protein: MKKLIEQVVKFGIVGIIALIIDVVLLNLLLLVHLNNVVAGTISFIISLIFNYIASMKYVFKHREDMARWMELLIFIISAVIGLLINDAIIWLSTLGMAQTLRGTAIYMLRTNIGKLIATVVVAVWNFVIRKWLLDDTKSQKPDYDAAKDNTFAHKLGEWSLSHTPKGWK